CCGGCAGGCGGACTGCCCGATGCAGCGGCACGGCTTGGCCGACCGCCGCCGCGGCGGTGGCGACAGCGGAGTTGCCGGATTTGCGCTGGTTGATCATGCCCCGTGCCGGTCTTGTTGGCTACGGGTAAGGGATAGCACGAATTTGGTGCGGTGGAAGGGGTAGAGGACTGTGGCGCCCACCCCGACGCTCCCCAGATCTCGGCCGACCGAAAGTCAGCCCGATTGCAAGGGAGGGTCGGGATGGTCTTACCGGAAACGCTGCTTTACAGAGCCGTCTTACGCTTCCACGCCGACCGGCGGGGTCGGGGCGGCGTTGACCGGGTCGGCGAGCTGGGCGTCAACCACCGCGACGGCGGTCATGTTGACCAGACCTCGGGTGGTGACCGACGGGGTGACGATGTGGACCGGCCGCTGCACGCCCAGCAGGATCGGGCCGACATTCTGCGCCTCGCCCAGGATCTTCATCATGTTGAAGGCGATGTTGGCGGCATCCAGCGTCGGCATCACCAGGAGGTTCGCCTCGCCCTTCAAGCGGCTGTCGGGCAGCAGCTCCTTGCGGATGGCGGGAGCGAGGGCGGCGTCGGCATGCATCTCGCCGTCGATCTCGACATCCGGCATCTGTTCGGACGCCAGTTCTACCGCGGCGCGCATCTTGCGGGCCGACGGGGTGTCGGCGCTGCCGAAGTTGGAGTGGGACAGCAGGGCCACCTTCGGCTCGATGCCGAAGCGCTTCACCTCGTCCGCGGCAAGCTGGGCGATCTCGGCCACCTGTTCGGCGGTCGGGTCAGGGTTGACATAGGTGTCGGTGATGAAGTGGACGCCCTTCTGCGAGATCAGCGCGTTCATCGTCGCGGCGACCTTCACCCCGGCGCGCAGGCCGATAAGGCCGAAGATATGCGCCCAATGCTCGTTGAAGCGGCCGGTGGTGCCGCAGACCAGCGCGTCGGCCTCGCCGCGGCGGACCATCAGGGCGCCGAAGACGGTCGGCTGGGTCCGCACCACGTTGGAGGCATGGCTGGGCGACACGCCGCGGCGGCCCATCAGCTTGCGGTAATGTTCGGTGAAGTTGTGATAGCGCGGATCGCGGATGATCTCGATGACCTCCACGTCCTGGCCGACCTTCAGGCGCAGCCCCATCTCGGCGATGATGCGCTCGATCACCTCGCGGCGGCCGATCAGCACCGGATGGGCGATGCCGTCGTCCACCACCACCTGGGCGCAGCGAATGACTCGCGGATCCTCTCCCTCGGCATAGACGACGCGCTTGGGCGCGGTCTTCGCCTTGGTGATGACCGGCTTCATGAACAGGCCGGAGCGGATGACATACTGGTTCAGCTGATCGCGATAGGCGCGGAAATCGGCGATCGGTCGGGTGGCGACGCCGGATTCCATCGCCGCCTTGGCGACGGCCGACGACACTTCGACGATCAGGCGCGGATCGAAGGGCTTGGGCAGGATGTAGTCCGGACCGAAGCGCAGCGATTCACCGACATAGGCCGCCGCCACCACGTCCGACGGTTCGGCGCGGGCGAGGTTGGCCATGGCGTGGGTCGCCGCGATCTTCATCTCCTCGTTCACCGTGGTGGCGCCGACGTCCAGCGCACCGCGGAAGATGAAGGGGAAGCAGAGGACGTTGTTGACCTGGTTGGGGAAGTCCGACCGGCCGGTGGCGATGATGGCATCGGGGCGGGCTTCGCGGGCCAGATCCGGCATGATCTCCGGCTCCGGGTTGGCGAGCGCCAGGATCAGCGGCTTCTCCGCCATGCGGGCCAGCAGTTCCGGCTTCAGCACCTTGGCGCCCGACAAGCCGAGGAAGATGTCGGCGCCGTCGATGACGTCGGAGAGCGTGCGCGCCTCGGTGTCGTGCGCGTAGGACTCCTTGTACTCGTTCATCTCCTCGTTGCGGCCCTTGTGGACCACGCCGATGCGGTCGACCAGCCAGACGTTCTCGCGGCGGACGCCCAGCGACAGCATCAGGTCGAGGCAGGCGATGCCGGCGGCCCCGCCGCCGGTCGAGACCACCTTGACCTTGGAGATGTCCTTGCCGACCAGCGCCAGCCCGTTCAGAACGGCGGCGCCCACCACGATGGCGGTGCCGTGCTGGTCGTCGTGGAACACCGGGATCTTCATGCGCTCGCGGCAGCGGCGCTCGATCTCGAAGCAGGCGGGGGCGGCGATGTCTTCCAGGTTGATGGCGCCGAAGGTCGGCTCCAGCCGGACGATGGTGTCGACCAGCGCGTCCACATCCAGCTCGTTCAGCTCGATGTCGAAGCAGTCGATGCCCGCGAACTTCTTGAAGAGGACGGCCTTGCCTTCCATCACCGGCTTGGCGGCGTGGGGACCGATGTTGCCCAGGCCCAGCACGGCGGTGCCGTTGGTGACCACCGCGACCAGATTGGCGCGCGAGGTCAGCTCCGCCGCCCTCGACGGATCCTCGGCGATGGCGGTGCAGGCATGGGCTACGCCCGGCGAATACGCCAGCGCCAGATCGCGCTGGTTGGCCATGGGCTTGGTCGCGACGATCGCCAGCTTACCGGGCCGCGGGTTGCGGTGATACTCAAGCGCCATCGCCTCAAAATCGCCGGACATCGGGTCACTTCCTCCGGTTAACAGGATTTCAGTTAATTCTTTGTGTTCACTTCACCTGATCGGCGTTTATAGCCCATCCGGGCTGATGCGCCAACCATCCCGGGCAAACGGACAGGGGACGATTCGAACCTAATCGAACCGTCCCTTTACCTTACAGGATCCGCGGACGGGCCGGATGGATCATCTTTGGAATTTCCGGTTCCGGCACCGCATGTGTGACGCGCGGCTTTTGCGTATCGTCACAGCCGGGCCAGCGCCGGCTCCTTGAAGTGCTCCTGGTACTCGGCGACCGCCTTGCTCTCGTCGAACTCGCCTTCCATCTTGGCGACGACGACGGTGGCGACGCCGTTGCCGACCAGATTGGTCAGGGCGCGGGCTTCGGACATGAAGCGGTCGACGCCCAGCAGCAGGGCCAGACCTTCGATCGGCAGGACGCCGGTTGCCGACAGGGTGGCGGCCAGCGTCACGAAGCCGCCACCGGTCACCGCCGCCGCGCCCTTGGAGGTCAGCATCAGGATGACCAGGATGTAGAGCTGCTGCCAGATCGTCAGGTCGACGTTGAAGGCCTGGGCGATGAAGATCGCGGCCATCGACAGGTAGATCGAGGTGCCGTCCAGGTTGAAGGAGTAGCCGGTGGGGATGACGAGGCCGACGACATGCTTGGAGCAGCCGAACTTCTGCATCTTCTCCATCATGCGCGGCAGCACGGACTCCGAGGAGGAGGTGCCGAGCACGATCAGCAGTTCCTGGCGGATGTAGCGGATGAAGTTCCAGATGCTGAAGCCATAGGCCCTGGCGATGCCGCCCAGCACGACGAAGACGAAGATCGCCATCGTGATGTAGACAGCCGCCATCAGCTGGCCCAGCGCGGTCAGCGACGAGATGCCGTACTTGCCGATGGTGAAGGACATGGCGCCGAAGGCACCGACCGGGGCGACGCGCATCAGGATGCCGATCACGCCGAACAGGGCATGGCTGATCTTGTCGAAGATGTCCTCGACCACCTTGCCCTTCTGGCCCATGGCGGACAGCGCGACGCCGAACACGACGGCGAAGAACAGGATCTGCAGCATGTCGCCCTGGACGAAGGCGCCGACCACATTGTCGGGCACGATGCCGACGATGAAGTCCATGAAGCCGTGTTCCTTGGCGGTGGTGGCGTATTTCTGCACCGAATCGGCCTGAAGCTGGCCGGGGACGATGTTCATGCCGGCGCCGGGACGCACGAGGTTGACGACCAGCAGGCCGATGCCGAGCGCGATGGTGGTCACGACCTCGAAATACAGCAGCGCCTTGCCGCCGACCTTGCCGACCTTCTTCAGGTTGCCGATCGAGGAGATGCCGGTCACGACCGTCAGGAAGACGATCGGACCGATCACCATCTTGACCATCTTGATGAACAGGTCGCCCAGCGGCTTCATCTGCACCGCGATGGACGGAAAGAAATGGCCCAACAGGATGCCGACGGTGATGGCGGTCAGAACCTGGAAGGTCAGGTTGGTATAGATGGGCTTCTTCGCCCCATCCCGGCGCGCGTCGATGGCGTCTGCGCTCATGTTGCTCTCCTCGAGGCGTTCTTGGGTGGCGTTCCTCGGAACGGCGTTCCTGGCGGGGCACCCGTTCTTTCGTCCGGCTTTGGTGCCGGCTGGGCGGGCGAGCCCCCAACTGATTGCCAGTGAAAGCAAGCGCTGGGCCAATTGCTGAATCCAGCAACATCAAGCATTTGACGAAGGAGGGCGGGCGAGAATCCGCACGACAGGGGGCTTTCCGATGTGCGAAAATCCGCACAGTTCACAGCGCTGCGGCATCTTTGTTGCGGCGCAACATGATGAAAGACGCCGTTGCTTAGCCATTCCGACGACCCGGCGACAGAATCGGCCTCCACCCCCCCGGCGGCGCCGCCTTCCCGCGCGTCGCAGATGGCGGCGCGGGCGCTGGAACGGCCGCGCCGGCTGCTGATGGCGGCACTTCTGCTGGGCGTGCCGGTGGCGGCGGCCCTGGCAGCCGGCTGGGCGTCGTCACTGGCGCATGAGGATCTGCGGGACAATGCGCGGGCGCAGTTGGCGCTCTACAACGCCAATCTCCGGGCGGAGCTGGAGCGGCATGCCGCCGTTCCCCTGGCGCTGGCCCAGGATGCCGAGGTCCGCGCCCTGCTGGCCTATCCGTCGCCGGCGGCGATGGACCGGCTGAACCGCAAGCTGGAGGACATCGCGCGGGCGCTTGACGCCCTGGCGCTCTACGTCATGGACGCCAAGGGCACGACGGTGGCGGCCAGCAACTGGAACGATGCCGCCAGCTTCGTGGGAGAGAACTTCTCCTACCGGCCCTATTTCCGCATGGCGATCGACCAGGGCGAAGGCCACCACTTCGCGCGCGGCACCACCTCGCTGGTGCCGGGCTACTACACCGCCAACCGGGTGGTGGCGGAAAACCGCACAGTGGGCGCGGTGGTCCTGAAGCTGGGTTTCGACCGGCTGGAACGGGCCTGGGCGCCCGGACATGAAAAGCTGCTGGTGACCGACCGCGACGGGGTGGTGTTCATCACCAACATGCCGTCCTGGCGCTATCACGCCCTGCCCCGCCGGCTGCCGATCAGCCTGCCGATCGTCCCGCAAGGGTCCAGCGAGGGGCTGGACGTGCTGCCCTGGGCGTTCGGCGGCGCGTCCGACCGCATCGCCCTGGAGGAGGATGGCCGGCTCCGCCGCTATCAGCTGTCGTCGGTGGCCATGCCCGGCGGCGATTGGACCCTGCACAGCCTGACCAGCCTGGATCCGGTGACCGCACGCGCCTGGGTCGCCGGGCTGCTTGCCGCGGCGGCGGTGGCGATGGCCGCGCTCACCGGCTATGCCGTGGCGCTGCGCCGGGTCGCCCTGGTCGAGCGCATCGCCCTGCAGGAGGAATCGCGGGCGGAGCTGGAACGTCGGGTCGCCGCCGCCACCGCCGATCTGCGCGCGGCGGAGAACGAGTTGACCCAGGCGGTGAAGCTGGCGGCGTTGGGCCAGATGTCGGCGGGCATCGCCCATGAGATCAACCAGCCGCTGGCCGCCATGCGCAGCTTCGCCGACAACGCGGTGGTGCTGCTGGAACGGGGGCGGACGGACGCGGTGCGCGCCAATCTGGCGGAGATCGCGGAACTGACCGACCGCATGGCTGCGATCACCCGCCAGCTGAAGGGCTTCGCCCGCCGCGCCTCCGGCACGCTGGGGCCGGTGTCGGTCCACGCCGCGGTGATCCAGGCCCTGGCGCTGCTGGAGTCCAAGCTGCGGCGGGACGACATCACGGTCGAGGTCGATCTGCCCGACCGGCCGGTTCTGGTGATGGGCGAGGATGTGCGGCTGCAGCAGGTGCTGGTCAACCTGATCGGCAACGCGGCGGACGCCATGCGCGGCTGTCCCGTGCGCCGCCTGCGCATCGGGCTGGTCACGGCGGACGGGGAAGCGCTGCTGAGCGCCGCCGACACCGGCACCGGCATCGCCGAGGCCGACCTGCCGCGCCTGTTCGCCCCCTTCTTCACCACCAAGGAGGCCGGCGACGGGCTGGGGCTGGGCTTGTCGATCAGCCGCGGCATCGTCGAGGATTTCGGCGGCAGCCTGACCGCCGCCAACCGCACCGGAAAGCCCGGCCACGGCGCCGTCTTCACCCTGCGCCTCAAGACCACGGAGCAGCCTGCATGACCCGGACCCTGGAGAGAGTCGCCCCGGAAAGCGCCGGCAGCGTCCTGTTCGTGGACGACGAGCGCGCGGTGAGGATGGCCGGGCAGCAGGCGCTGGAACTGGCGGGGTTCGAGGTGACCGCCTGCGACGGGGCGGAGCGCGCGCTCCGCCATCTCGGCCGTGACTGGCCGGGCTGCCTCGTCACCGACGTACGGATGCCGCAGATGGATGGGCTGGCCTTGCTGGCGCGGGTGCAGGAGATCGATCCCGACCTGCCGGTCATCCTGATCACCGGGCATGGCGACGTGCCGATGGCGGTCGAGGCGATGCGCAACGGCGCCTATGATTTCCTGGAGAAGCCCTTTCCGTCCGACCGGCTGACCGAGATCGCCCGCCGCGCGGTGGAGAAGCGCCGGCTGGTGCTGGAGAACCGCCGGCTGCGGGCGCAGATCGCCGGCGGCGCCGATCCCGCCGGGACCATCGTCGGCCGCACCCCCGGCATCGAGCGGCTGCGCGCCACCATCGCCGCGGTCGCCGATACCGATGCCGACGTGCTGGTGTTCGGCGAGACCGGCACCGGCAAGGAGATGGTGGCCCGCGCGCTTCACGAGGCGAGCGGACGGCGCAAAAGCCCCTTCGTCGCGCTGAATTGCGGCGCCATGCCGGAAACGATCTTCGAGAGCGAGTTGTTCGGCCATGAGGCCGGCGCCTTCACCGGCGCCGCCAAGCGGCGCGTCGGCAGGATCGAGCATGCCAGCGGCGGCACCCTGTTCCTGGACGAGATCGAGAGCATGCCGCTGTCGCTGCAGGTCAAGCTGCTGCGGGTGATCCAGGAACGGGTGGTCGAGCCGTTGGGCTCCAACGAGCAGGTGCCGGTCGACCTGCGGGTGGTCGCCGCCACCAAGGCGGATCTGCGGCAGGCGGCGGATGCCGGGACGTTCCGTGCCGATCTATACTATCGGCTGAACGTGGTGGTGCTGACCATCCCGCCGCTGCGTGAACGGCGCGACGACATCCCGCTGCTGTTCCAGCATTTCGTCGCCCAGGCCGCCACACGGTACAACCGCGAACCGCGCGTGCCGGCCCGCGAGCAGATGCAGCGTCTGATGAGCCAGGACTGGCCGGGCAACGTCCGCGAACTGCGCAACGCCGCCGACCGCTTCGTACTGGGGCTGGAGGACGCGGCGCCGGCCACGGTGGCCGCGCCGTCCGCCCTGTCGCTGGCGGAACAGGTGGATCTGTTCGAAAAGGGCCTGATCCAGTCCGAACTCGCCCGTCACCGCGGCAGCGTGAAGGCCGCCATCGAGGCGCTGAACATCCCGCGCAAGACCTTCTACGACAAGTTGAAGCGCTATGGACTGAGCCGCGACGATTTCTATACTGAAAGTGGTAAGCCTCCCCATGCTCTAAAGAGGTAATAGAATAGATTTGCTATCGGAATGATGCTGCGCCAACTTGCCTGCATTCGATCAACATTCCCGCGGCAATGACTATGGCGCAAGACGGCCCGATCCCCAGACGGCTCGATTTCTTCAACTGCATGACGGTCGAGCATTTTTCTGCCGCCAACGCGGTCGGGATGATTGCGGCACCAGCCTGCCGCTGCGGCTCGCCGCGCTAAAGAGTCAGGCTTCCTGGCGGGTCTGGCCGGATGCCCATTTCGCGTCACGCCCTGTGTCGCTCCGGACCTAGGGTCCGGACTCATAACCAGTATGCGACGGTCGCCACGATGTGGACGGCGGCCATGAAGTTGGTTGCGGAGCGGTCATACCGGGTGGCGATGCGCCGGAAGTCCTTGAGGCGTCCGAACATGCGCTCGATGACGTTGCGGTTCCGGTAGAGGTAGGGAGAGAAGCAGTTTTTCAGCGCTTGTTGGCGCGTGGCGGGATGTTGGGCGCGGCTCCCGCCTCTTCGATCTTCCGGCGAACAGCGGCACTGTCGTAGCCCTTGTCGCCGTGCAGGAGATCGGTAGCAGGCATCCGGTCGAGCAGACGGTCGGCGGCGGTGCAGTCGGCAACCTGACCGCCGGTCAACAGGAAGGCGAGCGGCCGACCGCGTGGATCGCTCAGGGCGTGGATTTTGGTGGTTCGTCCGCCACGGGACCGTCCGATGGCCTGAGCGCGCTCCCCCCTTTGCCGCCGCTCGCCGAACGATGGGCGCGGACCGCCGTGGAGTCGATCATCACCTGCGCCGGTGGGCCACCTGCCGCTGCCAACGCATGGAAGATGTCTTCCCACACGCCCTTGGCCGCCCAGCGGACGAAGCGGTTGTAGAGCGTCTTGCGGGGGCCGTAGACCGGTGGAGCATCCGCCCAGCGCCCACCCGACTTCAGCACATGGACGATTCCGCTGATCACACGACGATCATCCACGCGCGGCTTGCCGCGGGTGTTGCGCGGAAGGTGCGGCTCAAGCCGTCCGAACTGCTCCACCGTCAACCAGAACTGACCGTCGCTCATCGCATAGCCCCTTTCCACGGCGTTGAATCACAACGGCTCACTGCCGGAAAGGCTCTTTATGGGTCCAGACCCTAAGCTTATGGGTCCAGACCCTAAGCGCTTCTGCTTTTGGAATCCCTGGAATCACAAGCGCGCAGTGAACAGGGAGTTTGGGTGAAAAATGGTTTTCAGCTCCATCTTATTCATCTTCTATTTTCTGCCTGTATTCTTTTTTGTTATTATTCACTGCCGTTCAAGCACGCGACCCTCCTTCTCTTCAGTCTGGTTTTCTATGCATATGGCGAGGTGATCTTCACCTACGTCATGCTGCTGTCGATCCTCCTCAACTACGCCTTCGGGCTATGGATCGCCGGGCAGGACGGACGGGGCCGCAAACTCGCCCTGGGCACCGGTGTGGCCGTCAATCTCGGCATCCTGGGTTATTTCAAATATCTGGGCTTCTTTTACGAAATGGTCGCCGCCGTGGCGCCCGGCCTGATCTCCGGCCCGCCACAGGTCCATCTGCCGCTCGGCATCTCGTTCTTCACCTTCCACGCGCTGTCCTACCTGATCGATGTCTACCGCCGGCAGGTTCCGGTGGAGCGCAGCCTGATCTACGTCGCCGTCTACATCACCATGTTCCCTCAGCTCGTGGCCGGGCCGATCATCCGTTTCCACGACATCCGCGACGAGATCCACAACCGCAGGGTCAATGCCGGGCTATTCGCCGAGGGCATTCAGATTTTCGTGATCGGCCTTGCGCAGAAGGTGCTGATCGCCAACACGGTGGCGGTGGCGGCGGACCAGATCTTCGCGCTCGACCCGACCGGGCTGAGCCTGCCGGTCGCCTGGCTGGGCATCGTCTGCTACACCTTACAAATCTTCTTCGACTTCTGCGGCTATTCCACCATGGCCATCGGCCTGGCGCTGATGATCGGCTTCCACTTCCCGCAGAACTTCAACTATCCCTACATCTCACAGTCGATCACCGAGTTCTGGCGCCGCTGGCACATCTCGCTTTCGATGTGGTTCCGTGACTATCTCTACATCCCGCTGGGCGGCAACCGCGCCGGCGCGTTGACCACCTACCGGAACCTGCTCGTCGTCTTCCTCCTGTGCGGCCTCTGGCATGACGCCGCCTGGACCTTCGTGGTCTGGGGGCTGTGGCACGGCGCCTTCCTGGTGTTCGACGTCCACTCGTCGGGCGTGCTGGTGACCGAGGGGGCCGATGCCGGAATCGATGAGGTCGTCCTGATGCAGGACAGCATCAGCGGCTATTTCAACTACACCATGCCGGCCAATGTCGAACGCTTGCGGGTGGTCGTCGACGCCATCGGCAGCGTGCCGACGCTGACCATCACCGGCAGTGCCGGAGACGATTGGATCGGTGCCGGCAGGACCAACACCCCCATCCATATTCTGGGCGGCGACGGCAACGACACGCTGAACGGCGGCTATGGCAGAGGCGGGGGCGCGATCGTGGAGGGGGGCGCCGGCAACGACTATCTGCTGGCCGCCGCCACCACCAGCGCCCGGGTCTGGTTCTCGCTTCAGTCGGGCGACGACACGCTGATCGGCGGCGACGGCGACGACACCATCCTCGTCGATCTCGGCTCCGCGCCGAACCTGCTCTGGCAGGATCCGAATGCCTGGACCGCGACCCCCGGTCCCGACGATGTCTATTCCTCCATCTCGTGGAACGGCGCCGGGGTCACGACGGTCACGGATTTCCAGCCGGGCATCGATGTGTTGAGCTTCCGCCACACCTCGCTCAGCCTCTCCGACGTGATGGCCCGCTTCAACGACCGCGCCGATGGACAGGGGGTGCAGGCCAGCTTCACCACCACCGAGCTGGGGCTGCAACTGCCCGCCCACGTCAACAACACCTTCACGCTCTCGCTCGACGGCCTTAGCCGGTCCCAGGTTTCGGCGAGCTGGTTCGCGGTTTCCTCAACCTGAACGCGCGACCCGGCCGCTCTGCACCTCTCCCATCGGGGCAATTGACGAGGCTCGCGCTTGCCGGCTCCGGACCCGCTTCCCATGTGCCGTATCCACCCGCGCGGCAGCGGCAGCGGGTGGCGCGGCGGGACGGACCTTTCCTCCGTTCCGGCTGTTGTACCGAAAGAACTTGCAGCATCGACGTCGAAGGGGACGGCCTGAGAATGTCACCGAGGATTAGCACCATGACCCCCCGTCTCCTTGCGGAGCTTCTGGAACCGATCCTGGCCGCAGCGGAAGACGACGAAGAGGCCCTGTCCGAAGCCGTGAACCTGACCGCCGAGGCGATGGCGGCGCTGGGCGCCACCGTGCTCGATCCGGACGGGAAGCCGGCCCGCGGGGTGTCCGATGAACGGGCCGTCGTCGCCGCGCTCAACACCCACGCGCATAACCTGATGCGCGACGGGCGGCTCGACGACGTCGTCGAGGCTTTGCAAGTGGCCGAGCGGATCGGCCGTCTCGCCCATCTGCCGCACCACCCGCGGACTGTCTGATAACTCTTTCGGGAGAAGGCGCGGTCGTTCGTGGAAGCGGCTTCGCGGGTGCGGGAACTCCTTCCCTCCGTGCTGTTTGAGCGACGTGCCACCCAGCGCTCAACAGGGGAGGAGCCCTCGTGCCCACCGCGCCGCAGCAACATGTCCACTCGAATGTCCTGGCGAGCCCTCTGGAAGGCGAGATCCTGGCGCGCCTCCAGGACTCCCTGCTGCCGGATCATCTGCTGACCCGCCGCTGGTATGCGGCCAAGGACGCCGGCCGGCCGGTGGTGCGCATCGTCGATGCCCTGCCGCTGCCCCTGGCCGGAGGATCGCAGGCGCAGCTCTGCCTGCTGCGCGTCGAGCCGCCGGGGCGGGAGCCCCAACTCTATCAGCTTCCCCTAACCCTCGACCGCGGCACGGGCGAGGATCCGTCGTTGATCGGGGGAACCGAGGAACTGTTGCTCGCAGGCCGCCTGCGCGACGGCTATGCCGATGACGGCGTGGTCAGGGCGCTGCTGGGCGCCATCCTGAACCGCGACCTGGAGGCGGGGGAAACATCCCTGTCCCCCGGCCTCACCGCCGGCCATACGCGCGCCTGCAAAGCGCTGGGCGACAGGCTGCACGCGGACGCCGCGCTGCACCGGATGACGGCGGAGCAGTCCAACACCTCCATCCGCATCGGCGACGCGGCCATCCTGAAGGGCCTGCGCAAGCTGGAACCCGGCATCCATCCCGAACTGGAGGTCAGCCGCTTCCTCACCGAGGTGGCGCAGTTCCCCAACTCCCCGGCCCTGCTGGGCTGGGTCGAACGGGCCAACAGCTCCGGCTCCACCACCCTGTGCGTGATGCAGGAGCTGGTGCCGGAGGCCAAGGATGCCTGGGGCCATGTCACCGGCTATCTGAACGACCGCGTCGCCCGTTTCGAGGACGGCGATGCCGCGCGGGCCGCCGATGCCGACAGCGTCGCCTTCCTGCGCCTTCTCGGCCAGCGGACGGCGGAGATGCACCGCGCGCTCGCCACCCCCGGCGGCGGCGACGCCTTCACGCCCGAGCCGGCGACGGCGGAGCGGCTGAAGGAATGGGCGGGCGGCGTGCGCGCTCTGGCGAAGCAGGTGCTGGAACGGCTGCGCGCCGCAGCGCCGACGCTGGATCCCGCCATCGCGCCCCAGGCTGCGGCGCTGGCCGCCAGCGAGGCGGCGATGATGGCCCAGATCGACGCGCTGATCCCCGCGGCCGCCGATCTCAGCGCCATGCGCCTGCACGGCGACTATCACCTGGGGCAGGTGCTGGTGTCGCGCGGCGACGTGCAGATCGTCGATTTCGAAGGCGAGCCGATGCGTCCGCTGGCCGAACGGCGGGCCAAGCACTGCATCCTGCGCGACGTCGCCGGGATGCTGCGCTCCATCGCCTATGCCGCCGCCATGGCCCGCGCCGCGATTCCGGCCGACATCGACGAGCCGTCACGCGATGCCCGCACCGCCTGGCTGTCCTGGTGGGAGGGGGCGGCGTCGGCCGCCTTCCTCGACGGCTACCGCGGCGCCATCGGCGATTGCCCCGGCTTCCCGCGCGACCCGCACGCGGCCCCGGCGCTGCTGAAGCTGTTCCTGCTGGAAAAGGCGCTGTACGAGGTCGGCTACGAGCTTGCCAACCGGCCGGGATGGGTGGCGATTCCGCTGGCCGGCGTCACCGCCATCATCCGCGCCGATGCCGGGCCGGAGATCGCCAGCCGCGACCGCGACCGCATCGCCCCGGTGGACGAGCGCCGCCGCTGCCATTCCATGCCCTTCGGGGCGGAGGTGCAGGCCGACGGCTCCGTCCGCTTCTCCCTCTGGGCGCCGTCGGCGGCGTCGGTGCTGCTGTCGCTCGACGATGGCGGCCAGCCGGTGGCGATGGAGGAACAGGGGAACGGCTGGTTCAGCCTGACCACCGCGCGGGCGCAGGCCGGCAGCCGCTACCGCTTCGTCCTGCCGGATGGGCTGGCGGTGCCGGATCCGGCCTCCCGCTTCCAGCCGGACGACGTGCATGGCCTGTCCGAGGTGATCGACCCCGGCGTCCATGCCTGGACCGATGCCGCCTGGACCGGCCGTCCCTGGCACGAGACGGTGCTGTACGAGCTGCATGTCGGCACCTTCACGCCCGAGGGCACCTTCCTGTCGGCCATCGACCGGCTGGACGATCTGGTCGAACTGGGCGTCACCGCGATCGAGCTGATGCCGGTGGCCGATTTCCCCGGTTCGCGAAACTGGGGCTATGACGGCGTGCTGCCTTTCGCGCCCGACAGCGCCTATGGCCGGCCGGAGGATCTGAAGACCCTGGTGCAGGAGGCGCATGCCCGCGGGCTGATGGTCTTCCTCGATGTCGTCTACAACCATTTCGGGCCGGAGGGGAACTATCTCCACGCCTTCGCCGGCAGCTTCTTCACCGACCGCCACAAGACGCCCTGGGGCGCCGCGATCAACGTCGACGG
Above is a genomic segment from Azospirillum ramasamyi containing:
- a CDS encoding MBOAT family O-acyltransferase: MIFTYVMLLSILLNYAFGLWIAGQDGRGRKLALGTGVAVNLGILGYFKYLGFFYEMVAAVAPGLISGPPQVHLPLGISFFTFHALSYLIDVYRRQVPVERSLIYVAVYITMFPQLVAGPIIRFHDIRDEIHNRRVNAGLFAEGIQIFVIGLAQKVLIANTVAVAADQIFALDPTGLSLPVAWLGIVCYTLQIFFDFCGYSTMAIGLALMIGFHFPQNFNYPYISQSITEFWRRWHISLSMWFRDYLYIPLGGNRAGALTTYRNLLVVFLLCGLWHDAAWTFVVWGLWHGAFLVFDVHSSGVLVTEGADAGIDEVVLMQDSISGYFNYTMPANVERLRVVVDAIGSVPTLTITGSAGDDWIGAGRTNTPIHILGGDGNDTLNGGYGRGGGAIVEGGAGNDYLLAAATTSARVWFSLQSGDDTLIGGDGDDTILVDLGSAPNLLWQDPNAWTATPGPDDVYSSISWNGAGVTTVTDFQPGIDVLSFRHTSLSLSDVMARFNDRADGQGVQASFTTTELGLQLPAHVNNTFTLSLDGLSRSQVSASWFAVSST